In Notamacropus eugenii isolate mMacEug1 chromosome 1, mMacEug1.pri_v2, whole genome shotgun sequence, one genomic interval encodes:
- the LOC140528741 gene encoding uncharacterized protein — MSCTSVICSVPSDSETVLPWMMPPSLLGVLSTSLLLLSLPQSTHQSMDEKLFSTYKVMTTKAQGTVMSTEAQNTVRSTEAQSTVASTEAQNTVPSAEAQTTVTNAEAQSTVTSTEAQNTVTSTEAQNNMVRSTEAQTTVTSTEAQNNMVRSTEAQTTVMSTEAQSTVRSTEAQNNTMKSTEAQTTVTSTEAQNNMVRSTEAQTTVTSTEAQSTVRSTAAQNNTVKSTEAQTTVTSTEAQSTVTSTEAQNTVTSTEAQNNMVRSTEAQTTVTSTEAQNNMVRSIEAQTTVRSTEAQSTVRSTEAQSTVTSTEAQSTVTSTEAQSTVTSTEATVEDVSSVAVPLRTACPEGSKIYGSYCYGLFHIPETWYAAELKCQDLPLGHLASLTNEAEASFVAAMIAENGGSWVPIWIGLHNPLKNHRWRWSSKALLTYQAWDRNAPSFNSGFCVNLTQGSGFLRWNNAACKDKFSYICKFIAEKW; from the exons ATGTCCTGTACCTCAGTCATATGCTCTGTTCCTTCAGACTCAGAGACAGTGCTACCCTGGATGATGCCCCCAAGTCTCTTAGGCGTGCTCTCCACTTCTCTGCTGCTACTAAGCCTGCCACAATCAACCCATCAGTCAATGGATGAGAAGCTATTTAGTACTTACAAGGTGATGACCACTAAGGCACAAGGCACTGTGATGAGCACTGAGGCACAAAACACTGTGAGGAGCACTGAGGCACAAAGCACTGTGGCAAGCACAGAGGCACAAAATACTGTGCCGAGCGCTGAGGCACAAACCACTGTGACGAATGCTGAGGCACAAAGCACCGTGACGAGCACTGAGGCACAAAACACTGTGACGAGCACTGAGGCACAAAACAACATGGTAAGGAGCACTGAGGCACAAACCACTGTGACGAGCACTGAGGCACAAAACAACATGGTAAGGAGCACTGAGGCACAAACCACTGTGATGAGCACTGAGGCACAAAGCACTGTGAGGAGCACTGAGGCACAAAACAACACGATGAAGAGCACTGAGGCACAAACCACTGTGACGAGCACTGAGGCACAAAACAACATGGTAAGGAGCACTGAGGCACAAACCACTGTGACGAGCACTGAGGCACAAAGCACTGTGAGGAGCACTGCGGCACAAAACAACACGGTGAAGAGCACTGAGGCACAAACCACTGTGACGAGCACTGAGGCACAAAGCACCGTGACGAGCACTGAGGCACAAAACACTGTGACGAGCACTGAGGCACAAAACAACATGGTAAGGAGCACTGAGGCACAAACCACTGTGACGAGCACTGAGGCACAAAACAACATGGTAAGGAGCATTGAGGCACAAACCACTGTGAGGAGCACTGAGGCACAAAGCACTGTGAGGAGCACTGAGGCACAAAGCACCGTGACGAGCACTGAGGCACAAAGCACCGTGACGAGCACTGAGGCACAAAGCACTGTGACAAGCACTGAAGCAACAG TTGAGGATGTCTCTTCTGTTGCTGTCCCTTTGAGGACTGCCTGCCCTGAAGGCTCCAAAATCTACGGCTCCTACTGCTATGGCTTGTTCCATATACCTGAAACTTGGTATGCTGCAGAG CTGAAGTGTCAGGATTTGCCCTTGGGCCACCTGGCATCCCTGACAAATGAGGCTGAAGCTTCCTTTGTGGCCGCCATGATTGCTGAGAATGGGGGCAGCTGGGTCCCCATCTGGATAGGCCTCCACAACCCATTAAAG AACCACCGTTGGCGCTGGAGTAGCAAGGCTCTGCTCACCTACCAAGCCTGGGATAGAAATGCTCCAAGTTTCAACTCTGGCTTCTGTGTTAATCTGACACAGGGTTCAg GATTCCTTAGATGGAATAATGCTGCATGTAAGGACAAATTTTCCTATATCTGCAAGTTCATAGCTGAGAAATGGTAA